The following coding sequences are from one Paenibacillus sp. FSL R5-0912 window:
- a CDS encoding DMT family transporter: MLLPILLVLASGMCHAVWSMFTKRSRDKSIFLWSIMMISTILLLPILITELWTQPLAAGAYALLLLSVALQALYSWLLSRTYEMGDLSQIYPVMRGTSTLLIPLIGVLFLGESLSVYGWAGIAFMLGGFAVLSGLGSRSSTTSLSASLSASASTASRKSGYTPILMALCVGLCTTCYVFVDKLNLQHMSPLALLEVTNIGFVAGLTPAVLKSRKLLEEWKSNKFTILLGSVLNPGSYLLFLFALQQAPLAHISPLREIGTIFATFLGILLLKEQQGLRRILCSVVIFGGILLVGVWG, from the coding sequence ATGCTGCTGCCAATTCTTTTGGTTCTGGCTTCCGGGATGTGTCACGCGGTGTGGAGCATGTTCACCAAAAGAAGCCGGGACAAAAGCATCTTCCTGTGGTCGATCATGATGATCTCTACTATTCTGCTGCTCCCTATCCTAATAACCGAGCTGTGGACTCAACCGCTTGCAGCCGGAGCTTATGCCCTGCTGTTGCTGTCTGTGGCGCTGCAGGCCTTATATTCCTGGCTTTTATCCAGAACCTATGAGATGGGTGACTTATCACAGATATATCCGGTGATGCGGGGGACGAGCACGCTGCTTATCCCGCTGATCGGTGTTCTTTTTCTGGGCGAATCGCTGTCTGTCTATGGATGGGCCGGTATTGCCTTCATGCTCGGCGGATTCGCAGTGCTCAGCGGACTGGGCTCCAGAAGCTCAACCACATCCCTATCTGCATCCCTATCTGCTTCCGCATCCACCGCCTCCCGGAAGTCCGGGTATACACCGATTCTTATGGCGCTCTGCGTGGGACTCTGCACAACCTGCTATGTATTCGTCGATAAGCTGAATCTCCAGCACATGTCTCCGCTGGCGCTGCTTGAGGTCACCAATATCGGTTTTGTCGCCGGTCTGACTCCGGCGGTTCTGAAATCGCGCAAGCTGCTGGAGGAGTGGAAGAGCAACAAGTTCACCATCCTGCTGGGAAGTGTGCTGAATCCGGGCTCGTATCTGCTGTTCCTCTTCGCACTGCAGCAGGCGCCGCTCGCCCATATCAGCCCGTTGCGGGAAATTGGGACCATATTCGCTACGTTCCTGGGCATCCTCCTGCTCAAAGAACAGCAGGGCTTGCGGCGGATTCTGTGCTCTGTAGTCATCTTTGGAGGCATTCTGCTTGTCGGGGTATGGGGGTAG